A window of the Mesotoga prima MesG1.Ag.4.2 genome harbors these coding sequences:
- a CDS encoding ABC transporter substrate-binding protein, producing MRKSTLLVFMMLVVLAFTGVSQVINIWIGGQVAELDETWEMIVGKFEEETGLKVEVQLFGFDIYYDKLLTALQAGQGPDLAFADLGGWVPTFAEKGWLEPMGALLDSWDGTEQIWPNLWPTVLHNGERYGLPWYTDCRLLLYNQTMFDQAGLDRNDPPATWEELVYQAMKLTDASKRVFGYGVSGTKTEHTTLAYIIFLYGAGGQLLTDDYSAAAFNTPEGLRALKFYTDLALTYAVSPNAVTYNEDDYRNMMAQNRVAMAVGGPWSFPLIETANPDIVGNYSVSLHPYGATPASVLGGWALVIPSASKNKDNAWELAKYLTSYETWMTWIEAKGGPMPSRQDVCFDSPVLQDPKWKVIFETFPHAVSRPPIPEYPQVSEQIQIMIQDVLLGKVTPEEAIKTAEANVNAILAK from the coding sequence ATGCGAAAATCTACGCTACTGGTATTCATGATGCTGGTTGTACTGGCTTTCACAGGAGTATCCCAGGTAATCAATATCTGGATTGGCGGACAAGTTGCTGAGCTCGATGAGACCTGGGAAATGATTGTGGGGAAGTTCGAAGAGGAAACAGGGCTTAAGGTAGAGGTTCAACTGTTCGGCTTTGACATTTACTACGACAAACTTCTAACGGCACTACAGGCAGGTCAGGGCCCTGATCTTGCGTTCGCCGACCTAGGTGGATGGGTTCCAACATTTGCAGAGAAGGGCTGGTTAGAACCAATGGGCGCTCTTCTTGACTCCTGGGACGGAACTGAGCAAATCTGGCCGAATCTGTGGCCGACGGTTCTGCACAACGGCGAAAGATACGGTCTTCCGTGGTATACAGATTGCCGACTTCTTCTTTACAATCAGACGATGTTCGATCAGGCCGGACTTGACAGGAACGATCCACCGGCAACATGGGAAGAACTGGTCTATCAGGCTATGAAGCTTACAGATGCCAGCAAAAGAGTGTTCGGTTACGGAGTCAGCGGTACCAAGACTGAGCACACAACGCTCGCTTACATAATCTTCCTTTACGGCGCTGGTGGTCAGCTTTTGACGGATGACTACTCGGCAGCGGCCTTTAACACTCCTGAGGGCCTCAGAGCTCTCAAGTTCTATACCGATCTAGCGCTGACTTATGCCGTAAGCCCCAACGCAGTTACGTATAACGAAGATGACTACAGAAACATGATGGCTCAGAACAGAGTTGCAATGGCGGTTGGCGGACCTTGGTCTTTCCCGCTCATTGAGACAGCAAATCCCGATATAGTTGGGAACTACAGCGTTTCTCTTCATCCTTATGGAGCAACACCCGCAAGTGTTCTCGGCGGTTGGGCACTGGTTATCCCATCTGCAAGTAAAAACAAGGATAATGCATGGGAACTCGCGAAGTACCTGACAAGCTATGAAACCTGGATGACCTGGATCGAAGCTAAAGGCGGGCCAATGCCTTCCAGACAGGACGTTTGTTTTGATTCACCAGTTCTTCAGGACCCAAAGTGGAAGGTCATTTTTGAGACTTTCCCACACGCAGTCTCAAGACCTCCAATTCCCGAATATCCTCAGGTTTCTGAGCAGATTCAAATCATGATTCAGGACGTTCTTCTTGGAAAAGTAACACCTGAAGAAGCAATTAAAACTGCTGAGGCAAATGTAAACGCTATACTGGCTAAGTGA
- a CDS encoding sodium/glutamate symporter family protein encodes MEQDWTIVLDIAYLSILMGVASVLKRIITPLSKILIPNAVIAGFLGILFGPEVLKVIPFSYDRLGNLVYHLMAIGFIAIALKKTRRSSTKSSVNTGFLISMSYALQGMVGFVVGIALVGLFFKDLFPPFGLLLALGFAQGPGQAYSLGSQWEALGFTGGGAVGLSVSTLGFLWAAFGGIVMLNAMVYRKRQIGIQIEKPTLKKRIEATIRDFEFSDIDGFTIQILAVGIVYLVTYLFLKWFTGLIGGLGTFGETFAQVLWGFHFVIGVLFAMAFRAIYEKVRKSEKYEIEYMNDFLLQRIGGGVFDFMVAASIAGISFTVIQEYIWPIIILTTIGGFFTAGYTIWFGKRIYEKAPLEHIVTFFGMHTGTLSTGMALLREVDPTFESGTAEDMVFGSGLALFLGIPMLILLNIPILGYRMEQPIYYLYFILGLAAYIGAMYFFWFRKAKIRGKEKKS; translated from the coding sequence ATGGAGCAAGATTGGACTATAGTTCTCGATATTGCTTATCTATCTATACTTATGGGCGTTGCCTCCGTTTTGAAGAGAATCATCACTCCTCTCAGTAAGATTCTTATTCCAAACGCTGTCATTGCCGGATTCCTTGGGATTCTGTTTGGTCCGGAAGTGCTGAAGGTAATTCCCTTCTCTTACGATAGGTTGGGAAACCTCGTCTACCATCTCATGGCGATAGGCTTCATTGCCATCGCGTTGAAAAAGACACGGCGGTCAAGCACAAAGTCATCCGTCAACACTGGCTTCCTGATCAGCATGTCTTACGCTCTCCAGGGCATGGTAGGTTTCGTTGTTGGTATTGCGCTTGTTGGACTGTTCTTCAAGGATCTCTTCCCGCCCTTCGGGCTGCTCCTTGCCCTCGGTTTTGCCCAGGGGCCTGGTCAGGCCTATTCTCTCGGAAGTCAGTGGGAGGCTCTTGGCTTTACAGGTGGAGGAGCCGTTGGTCTCAGTGTCTCTACGCTGGGATTTCTCTGGGCCGCCTTTGGCGGAATAGTGATGCTTAACGCAATGGTCTATAGAAAGCGACAGATCGGGATCCAGATTGAAAAACCGACCCTTAAGAAGAGAATCGAGGCGACTATAAGGGACTTCGAATTTTCGGATATAGACGGCTTTACGATTCAGATTTTGGCTGTTGGAATAGTGTATCTAGTCACCTACCTTTTCCTGAAATGGTTCACGGGTTTGATTGGTGGATTGGGAACCTTCGGTGAAACATTCGCGCAGGTTCTCTGGGGTTTCCATTTCGTGATAGGCGTTCTTTTTGCAATGGCGTTCAGAGCGATATATGAAAAAGTCAGGAAATCAGAAAAGTATGAAATTGAATACATGAACGACTTCCTCCTTCAACGGATCGGCGGAGGTGTCTTCGACTTCATGGTTGCGGCCTCGATCGCCGGAATTTCCTTCACGGTGATTCAGGAGTACATATGGCCGATAATTATCCTCACAACCATAGGAGGCTTCTTCACCGCAGGCTACACAATCTGGTTCGGCAAAAGAATCTACGAAAAGGCCCCGCTGGAGCACATCGTAACCTTTTTTGGAATGCACACAGGGACACTCTCTACGGGAATGGCCTTGTTGAGAGAAGTCGATCCCACATTCGAAAGTGGAACAGCAGAAGACATGGTCTTCGGAAGCGGGTTGGCATTGTTCCTCGGGATTCCGATGCTCATACTGCTCAATATTCCAATACTGGGTTACAGAATGGAGCAGCCAATATACTATTTGTACTTCATTCTGGGACTTGCCGCTTATATAGGGGCTATGTACTTCTTCTGGTTCAGAAAGGCGAAGATAAGAGGCAAAGAAAAGAAGAGTTAG
- a CDS encoding MBL fold metallo-hydrolase produces the protein MTLTPLGGGREIGANSYLLSLDGKNILIDAGRHPVKEGYESLPEIDKINDLDVIMISHSHYDHLSSLPYISQRWPNAPILMAQENKGLALRILQNSVEVMKKKNAKDGVEPILYNHGEVNELKRRIYPMEYFQRYSIDDVVDVALYPAGHVMGAASIFLEHRGRRILYSGDISLSQQLTIPPAQLPKKVETLISEGTYGAKENQLLTRYSEIERLSKSVKRVLENGGRILMPVFALGRGQEAIYMLLMLMEKKKIPSVPIYTNGMVASLSSLYMSNYESISEKDRKWFIKSFQNNVTVAPKSIERLLFSREPALFVFSAGMLVEDTLSYIFAKQMLPNSKDAIFFMGYQSPESDGYKILQANKNGDERIQMGDDSIEIGTKNIDIFNFSGHADYQELLDLPRRLQPEKLIYVHGDEAALENLAEELQYEFEIQIPSNLQTVEL, from the coding sequence ATGACACTTACGCCGCTAGGTGGCGGCCGCGAGATAGGCGCAAACTCCTATCTCCTTAGTCTGGACGGTAAGAATATCCTAATTGATGCAGGAAGACACCCAGTAAAGGAAGGTTACGAGTCGCTACCGGAAATTGACAAGATAAACGATCTAGATGTGATAATGATCTCTCACTCCCACTACGACCATCTCTCTTCTCTACCTTATATTTCTCAAAGATGGCCAAATGCTCCGATCCTCATGGCACAGGAAAACAAAGGTCTGGCACTCAGAATTCTCCAGAACTCAGTCGAAGTCATGAAGAAGAAAAACGCCAAGGACGGGGTCGAGCCGATACTCTACAACCACGGCGAAGTGAACGAGCTGAAGAGAAGAATATATCCCATGGAGTACTTTCAGAGATACTCAATAGACGATGTGGTAGATGTTGCCCTGTACCCTGCAGGCCACGTTATGGGCGCCGCCTCGATCTTTCTTGAACACAGAGGAAGGCGGATACTGTATTCAGGAGATATTTCGCTTTCTCAGCAGCTCACCATCCCACCTGCCCAGCTTCCCAAAAAGGTCGAGACACTAATATCCGAGGGAACATACGGCGCGAAAGAAAATCAGCTTCTGACAAGATACAGCGAAATAGAGCGCCTGAGCAAATCCGTGAAACGCGTTCTGGAAAACGGTGGCCGTATCCTCATGCCTGTGTTCGCTCTTGGTAGGGGCCAGGAAGCAATCTATATGCTCCTCATGCTCATGGAAAAGAAAAAGATCCCCTCAGTCCCGATATACACGAATGGTATGGTGGCCTCCCTCAGCAGTCTTTACATGAGCAACTACGAGAGTATAAGTGAAAAGGACAGGAAGTGGTTTATCAAGAGCTTTCAGAATAACGTTACTGTGGCTCCAAAGAGCATCGAGAGGCTCCTCTTCTCGAGAGAGCCCGCTCTATTTGTCTTCTCTGCCGGAATGCTTGTCGAGGATACACTATCGTATATATTCGCGAAACAGATGCTGCCAAACAGCAAAGACGCGATCTTCTTCATGGGTTACCAGAGTCCCGAATCCGACGGATACAAAATCCTACAGGCAAATAAGAACGGCGATGAGCGAATTCAAATGGGAGACGATTCGATCGAGATCGGCACAAAGAACATAGATATATTCAATTTCTCCGGTCACGCAGACTACCAGGAGCTGCTGGATCTTCCCAGAAGACTTCAGCCGGAGAAACTGATCTACGTCCACGGTGATGAAGCCGCGCTGGAAAACCTTGCCGAAGAACTCCAGTATGAGTTTGAGATTCAGATACCATCGAATCTTCAGACAGTCGAGCTCTAG
- a CDS encoding type ISP restriction/modification enzyme: protein MFEAYLKGIFEKFRHGDAREESYYSVLERLLNDYAAEKNIKASVTTLPKQTEAGNPDFRIWDGKQNIIGYIEAKEPSVNLDSVENSEQLKRYRSTFHCLILTNFFEFRLFIDGEKRMSSLFAYSNIMFSMNRVPPVQDESGILRLLEGFFESSTPRVLNAKSLATELAKRTRFLRDEIIRVELESENADSEDLEGFYEAFKDYLISDLTIEGFADLYSQTITYGLFAARTRATNGFNRQLAYTYIPKSIGILSDVFQYISMGKISRSMEWMVDDISAILATADVRGILDRFYHEGKGSDPIIHFYETFLAEYDPSTREKRGVYYTPEPVVSYIVRSLNIILKEKFGKADGFASEGVTVLDPAAGTMTFLAQAAKLAVEEYSQKYGEGMVPGLIRDHILKDFYAFELMMAPYAIGHMKMSFFLEELGYRMEDDERFKLYLTNALDMEEHGQAKYVGTTSLAQESELAGQVKKEEDILVILGNPPYSGHSSNKGNWISEEIKRYFFSDGKPLGERNPKWLQDDYVKFIRFAQWKIESAKKGIVGIVTNHSYLENATFRGMRKSLMKTFDEIFILDLHGNSRKKERASDGSEDQNVFDIQQGVAIAFFIKNSDAITSTVKHEDLWGRRQTKYDWLEGNMILSTEWKQLSPSSPKYFFVPVDEEKLRRYNDWTRISEIFPTSSVGIVTARDKLTIHFTPNEVWNTVNLFIKLSPENARTAFELGKDALDWKVEYARRDLVESGPDKSKVVPILYRPFDVRFTYYTGRSRGFICRPRSGVMANMLGENLAIITCRVNRQMSNNYFFVTDKITDFHVLDSAGDSTSVFPLWIGTSPETGPLFAQDIEEGSRPNLSNKLSGLLCRDLNPIDVARYIYSIFNSNTYRKTNAPFLKSDFPRIPLTSYRELFEEIASYGSRLIDLHLMRSPDLENLVARFPVAGSNEVEKLSYEEKNTRIYINKDQYFEGIPLQVWKFMIGGYQVCKKWLKDRKGRPLSNAEILHYLKVVTAISKTIEIQSEIDEIYPLIEQNSVKIN from the coding sequence TTGTTTGAAGCTTACTTAAAAGGGATCTTCGAGAAGTTTAGACATGGAGATGCAAGGGAAGAGAGCTATTACTCGGTTCTTGAGAGACTTCTAAATGATTATGCTGCCGAGAAAAACATAAAGGCAAGTGTTACTACTCTTCCTAAACAAACGGAGGCAGGGAATCCCGATTTCAGGATCTGGGACGGAAAGCAGAACATAATCGGATATATTGAGGCTAAAGAGCCTTCCGTAAATTTGGACTCTGTTGAGAACTCTGAGCAGCTGAAACGCTACAGATCAACCTTTCATTGTCTGATACTAACTAACTTCTTTGAGTTTCGTTTGTTCATAGATGGCGAGAAGAGAATGAGCTCTCTATTTGCCTATTCAAATATTATGTTTTCGATGAACAGGGTCCCTCCCGTGCAGGATGAAAGCGGTATTCTTCGACTTCTTGAAGGTTTCTTCGAATCATCAACCCCCAGGGTATTGAACGCTAAGAGTTTGGCAACAGAGCTGGCCAAGAGGACCCGGTTTCTTAGGGATGAAATAATAAGAGTAGAACTGGAAAGCGAGAATGCCGATTCTGAAGATCTTGAGGGATTCTACGAGGCTTTCAAGGACTACTTGATCTCTGATCTGACGATCGAAGGCTTTGCAGATTTATACTCTCAGACAATAACTTATGGCCTTTTCGCTGCCAGGACGCGTGCAACCAACGGTTTTAATAGACAGCTTGCATACACATATATTCCCAAAAGCATCGGCATACTTAGTGATGTCTTTCAATATATCTCTATGGGGAAGATCTCAAGATCTATGGAATGGATGGTTGATGACATTTCGGCCATTCTTGCGACTGCAGATGTAAGAGGCATTCTTGATCGGTTTTATCATGAAGGAAAAGGTTCAGACCCGATAATTCACTTCTATGAGACTTTTCTAGCAGAGTACGATCCTAGTACAAGGGAGAAGCGGGGAGTCTACTACACACCCGAGCCAGTGGTCTCTTACATAGTAAGATCACTTAATATCATTCTCAAAGAGAAATTTGGAAAAGCAGACGGCTTTGCAAGTGAAGGTGTAACCGTTCTTGATCCTGCAGCCGGTACCATGACCTTTCTTGCACAGGCTGCTAAACTGGCGGTTGAAGAATATTCTCAAAAGTACGGTGAAGGAATGGTCCCGGGCCTTATACGAGATCACATATTGAAAGACTTCTATGCCTTTGAACTTATGATGGCACCATATGCGATTGGCCATATGAAGATGTCTTTCTTCCTTGAGGAGCTTGGCTACAGAATGGAAGATGATGAAAGATTCAAACTTTATCTGACTAATGCTCTTGATATGGAGGAGCACGGCCAAGCAAAGTATGTTGGAACAACCTCTCTTGCTCAGGAATCTGAGCTCGCGGGTCAAGTGAAGAAAGAAGAAGATATTCTTGTCATACTCGGGAATCCACCTTACTCCGGTCACTCTTCCAACAAAGGGAATTGGATTTCTGAAGAAATAAAGAGATACTTCTTTTCTGATGGAAAGCCACTTGGAGAAAGGAATCCAAAGTGGCTTCAAGATGATTATGTGAAGTTCATCCGATTTGCTCAGTGGAAGATTGAAAGCGCAAAGAAGGGAATAGTGGGGATTGTAACGAATCATTCATATCTGGAAAATGCTACTTTCCGAGGTATGAGAAAGTCATTAATGAAGACCTTCGATGAAATATTCATTCTAGATCTACACGGCAATAGTAGAAAGAAAGAGAGGGCTTCGGATGGTTCAGAGGACCAAAATGTTTTCGACATCCAGCAAGGGGTGGCGATAGCGTTTTTTATTAAGAACTCTGACGCAATCACTTCCACAGTTAAGCATGAAGATCTTTGGGGTAGGCGCCAGACAAAATACGATTGGCTTGAGGGAAACATGATTCTGTCAACTGAATGGAAACAGCTTAGTCCATCATCTCCAAAGTACTTCTTTGTGCCAGTTGATGAGGAAAAGCTTCGCAGATACAATGATTGGACACGCATTAGTGAAATCTTTCCTACCAGCAGTGTTGGCATTGTGACGGCTAGAGACAAGCTAACGATTCATTTCACTCCAAACGAAGTCTGGAATACCGTTAACCTTTTCATAAAGCTAAGTCCAGAAAATGCTAGAACCGCTTTTGAACTTGGTAAAGATGCACTTGATTGGAAGGTGGAATATGCCAGAAGAGATTTAGTCGAGTCAGGGCCAGACAAATCGAAGGTGGTACCCATTTTGTACAGACCATTTGATGTTCGTTTCACATACTATACAGGTAGATCTCGAGGTTTCATCTGCAGACCGAGATCCGGGGTGATGGCAAATATGCTGGGGGAGAATCTTGCAATTATTACATGCAGGGTCAATAGGCAGATGAGTAACAACTACTTCTTTGTAACGGATAAGATAACCGATTTCCATGTACTTGATTCAGCAGGGGATTCGACATCAGTTTTCCCGCTTTGGATCGGCACGTCACCAGAAACGGGACCTCTGTTTGCCCAAGATATCGAGGAAGGATCAAGGCCAAACCTATCAAACAAACTCTCTGGTTTGCTATGCAGAGACTTAAATCCAATAGATGTTGCCAGATACATATATTCGATCTTCAATTCAAATACCTACAGGAAAACGAATGCTCCTTTCTTGAAATCAGATTTTCCAAGAATTCCGCTGACATCGTATCGTGAACTCTTCGAGGAAATCGCTTCGTATGGCAGTAGACTTATTGACCTTCACCTAATGAGGTCACCTGATCTGGAGAACTTAGTGGCTAGATTTCCAGTTGCTGGGAGTAACGAGGTCGAAAAACTCTCATATGAAGAGAAGAACACCCGAATATACATAAACAAAGACCAGTATTTTGAGGGAATCCCATTGCAGGTATGGAAGTTTATGATCGGAGGCTACCAAGTGTGCAAAAAGTGGCTGAAGGACAGAAAAGGTAGACCGCTTTCAAATGCCGAAATACTTCACTATCTCAAGGTCGTGACCGCAATATCAAAGACAATTGAGATACAGAGTGAAATCGATGAGATCTATCCCCTCATAGAGCAGAACAGCGTGAAAATCAATTAG
- a CDS encoding helix-turn-helix domain-containing protein: MNSTRMSINHKTLAETRVNLGFSLDAAAKKIGVKSLVLASWESGEKKPTYIQLMKASRTYGLPSAYFFGDNVYAEEQPPDFRSFPDILQRQIPEIRLEIRYARERRETAIELLSELDEDIPYLEIPALKNSESLTKVIRDVLGIQVDTQMKWSNPYEALNKWCLSFEKAGIIVFQFSGIDVDTMRGFCLNERPLPVIGLNIKDSPHARIFTLFHELRHLVFREGGICDLHDSGHEKLCNEFAGEFLVPDQDLLRIRAVRTHTGVTWETSELNELSRIFSVSQEVILRRLLSLGLTTKSFYQQFRVASVEKSRRPSSRGYMSYTVRLLKENGAFFTNLLVSSYDAGVISSVDVSSSIRGAKVEYLEKLRKMIRE; encoded by the coding sequence GTGAATTCGACCAGAATGTCCATAAACCACAAGACACTGGCAGAAACTCGAGTGAATCTCGGTTTCTCATTGGATGCTGCCGCCAAGAAGATTGGTGTGAAGTCTTTGGTGCTTGCCTCTTGGGAGAGCGGCGAGAAGAAACCAACATATATTCAGTTGATGAAGGCAAGTAGAACTTATGGTTTGCCGAGTGCGTACTTTTTTGGTGATAATGTTTATGCAGAAGAACAACCGCCTGATTTTAGGAGTTTTCCTGATATTCTGCAAAGACAGATTCCGGAGATTAGATTGGAGATCCGCTACGCTCGGGAAAGAAGAGAGACTGCTATTGAGCTGCTAAGCGAGCTCGATGAGGACATTCCATATTTGGAGATTCCAGCGTTGAAGAATAGTGAATCACTAACAAAAGTTATTAGAGATGTCTTAGGCATTCAAGTTGACACACAAATGAAGTGGTCTAATCCTTATGAAGCGCTTAATAAGTGGTGTCTCTCATTTGAAAAGGCAGGTATAATTGTATTTCAGTTCAGTGGAATAGATGTTGATACAATGAGGGGATTCTGTCTGAACGAGCGCCCTCTTCCTGTTATTGGTTTGAATATCAAAGACTCACCTCATGCAAGAATCTTCACGTTATTTCACGAGTTGAGGCATCTCGTTTTCAGAGAAGGAGGGATCTGCGATCTTCACGATAGTGGTCATGAAAAACTCTGCAATGAGTTTGCTGGAGAGTTTTTAGTCCCTGATCAAGATCTTCTTAGGATTCGAGCAGTACGAACTCACACCGGAGTAACTTGGGAAACTTCTGAGCTCAATGAACTTTCAAGGATTTTCTCCGTTAGCCAAGAGGTGATTCTGAGAAGATTGTTGTCTTTGGGTTTGACAACAAAGAGTTTCTACCAGCAGTTTAGGGTAGCTTCAGTTGAGAAATCGCGCAGACCATCATCAAGAGGTTACATGTCATATACCGTTAGGCTGTTGAAGGAGAACGGTGCTTTCTTCACAAACCTGCTAGTCAGTTCTTATGATGCAGGAGTGATCTCTTCTGTTGATGTTTCAAGCAGTATTAGGGGTGCAAAAGTAGAGTATTTGGAAAAGCTGAGGAAGATGATTCGTGAGTAA
- a CDS encoding carbohydrate ABC transporter permease, protein MSKLAREEKTAFKMVLPYLLIIVLLFVYLIGSNIYSSFTTEEGAFTLQNYSSVFTDPVVGRSMINTVVWVIGSVLGQLLLGLLVALLLNESTKGQIIFRSIILILPWATLDIVAGVMWKWMYNDMYGVLNDVLVKMNIINDYIPWLATENMAMISVIIANIWKGFCLSGMFFLAGLQTIPPDLYEAAEIDGANSIRRFWRITIPQLKPVIMTTLMLTVIWTINYFPLIYIMTGGGPGYGTETVVTYIYKLGFRFLEFNKAAALSNILFVAIFAIAFVFLRSIAKEEAR, encoded by the coding sequence ATGAGTAAACTTGCAAGAGAAGAGAAGACAGCCTTCAAAATGGTACTGCCCTATCTTTTGATAATAGTCTTGCTCTTCGTTTATCTTATAGGCTCTAATATCTACAGCAGTTTCACAACGGAAGAGGGTGCCTTCACACTTCAGAACTACTCCAGTGTGTTCACCGATCCTGTTGTCGGTAGATCAATGATTAACACCGTTGTCTGGGTAATAGGAAGCGTACTTGGACAGTTGCTTCTCGGCTTGCTCGTCGCTCTGCTTCTAAATGAATCGACAAAAGGGCAGATAATATTCAGGAGCATCATTCTCATACTTCCCTGGGCAACGCTGGACATTGTTGCCGGAGTGATGTGGAAGTGGATGTACAACGATATGTATGGAGTGCTCAATGATGTTCTGGTCAAAATGAACATAATAAATGATTACATACCCTGGCTCGCTACTGAAAATATGGCTATGATCTCGGTAATAATTGCAAACATATGGAAAGGCTTTTGCCTTTCTGGAATGTTTTTCCTGGCAGGGCTTCAGACAATACCACCCGATCTTTATGAAGCTGCAGAAATCGACGGCGCCAACTCTATCAGAAGATTCTGGAGGATAACTATTCCCCAGCTCAAGCCGGTCATTATGACAACACTTATGCTTACTGTGATCTGGACGATCAACTACTTCCCGCTGATCTACATCATGACGGGAGGCGGACCGGGATACGGTACAGAGACTGTAGTTACCTATATCTACAAACTTGGATTCAGGTTCCTGGAGTTCAATAAAGCAGCCGCACTTTCAAATATTCTATTCGTTGCAATATTCGCTATCGCATTTGTCTTCCTGAGAAGCATTGCAAAGGAGGAAGCGAGATGA
- a CDS encoding DUF4411 family protein: protein MSKENANSQVYVIDTSSILDWLKRYYSSDVFPALWDKVHDLIAEERLIAPYEVYKEIQVGGDEIAKWASKHEEMFIEPSNSEQSFVGDMISNSKVTTPKKTKSGLWADPWVVAMAKEKEAIVITGEQARNVFPASRIPDVCKLYKIRCGTFLELMRLEKWVF, encoded by the coding sequence GTGAGTAAAGAAAATGCGAACTCGCAGGTTTATGTAATAGACACATCTTCAATTCTGGACTGGTTGAAAAGATACTACTCCAGTGACGTGTTCCCTGCACTGTGGGACAAAGTTCATGATCTTATTGCAGAAGAGAGATTGATTGCTCCCTATGAGGTCTACAAAGAAATTCAGGTCGGTGGAGATGAAATTGCGAAATGGGCTAGTAAGCACGAAGAAATGTTCATTGAACCATCAAACTCTGAGCAGTCCTTTGTTGGAGATATGATTAGTAATTCGAAAGTAACTACACCAAAGAAAACAAAGTCTGGACTTTGGGCTGATCCATGGGTCGTAGCGATGGCTAAAGAGAAAGAAGCGATTGTAATAACTGGAGAGCAGGCGCGCAATGTGTTTCCTGCTTCAAGAATACCTGACGTATGCAAGCTGTACAAAATTAGATGCGGGACCTTTCTCGAGCTTATGAGGCTAGAAAAGTGGGTGTTCTAG
- a CDS encoding HD-GYP domain-containing protein: MKGFDELRYIRPTQVIFIFAVTVVLMLLPYHIFQNEAIDYTQKIYSGIFETSVENLASALSVGYFQRSAMYDAVSSGDEEFVEEMLQEIQQDFPGVRSARLIERPPDVPLKDQYKLSNIDQELYLYFNIYDSLMENEVSDRVVIARIDKDVLLSEMHLDERVSLTSGGSKSFAYGLRAEVEGYDLTKWLIFHSLTAGILGVLFMMEVLALGLSRYYEMHGLQEIMYLWELEDSYTAFHSKNVSKIAGLLGKKLGLSRKKIQQIVNGAKLHDIGKIGISQKILRKRGPLDEIEREVIQGHPAHGKEILEHFKYLQQFIPYVYMHHEREDGSGYPQGLKGDQIPLEAKILAVADVFEALTANRSYRDAYSFAKAVEMMTEMPLDQGIVSALIEILPELETELSGRNPEKCWERT; encoded by the coding sequence ATGAAAGGATTCGATGAGCTCAGGTATATCCGCCCTACTCAAGTTATTTTCATTTTTGCTGTTACCGTTGTTCTAATGCTGCTTCCATATCACATCTTTCAGAATGAAGCTATAGATTACACACAGAAGATTTACTCAGGAATTTTCGAAACGTCAGTCGAGAATCTAGCATCTGCTCTTAGCGTAGGTTATTTCCAGCGGAGCGCAATGTACGATGCGGTTTCTTCTGGAGACGAAGAGTTTGTTGAAGAGATGCTCCAAGAAATACAGCAAGATTTTCCGGGAGTAAGGTCTGCCAGACTAATAGAAAGACCGCCCGATGTGCCGTTAAAAGATCAATACAAGCTGTCTAACATTGATCAAGAGCTCTATCTTTATTTCAACATCTATGACAGCCTTATGGAAAATGAGGTCTCTGACCGGGTCGTGATTGCGAGAATCGACAAAGATGTATTGCTCTCGGAGATGCACTTGGATGAGAGAGTAAGCTTAACTTCCGGAGGATCAAAGTCTTTTGCGTATGGGCTTAGGGCTGAAGTAGAAGGATATGACCTCACGAAGTGGCTCATATTCCACTCTCTGACGGCCGGAATACTCGGTGTCTTGTTTATGATGGAAGTGCTGGCGCTCGGACTTTCCAGATACTACGAGATGCATGGCCTGCAGGAGATCATGTATTTGTGGGAGTTGGAAGACTCATATACGGCTTTTCATTCTAAGAATGTGTCGAAGATAGCCGGACTTCTCGGAAAGAAACTCGGATTAAGCAGGAAGAAGATCCAGCAAATCGTTAACGGAGCTAAACTTCACGACATAGGAAAGATCGGGATTTCACAGAAGATATTGAGAAAGAGAGGACCGCTCGATGAGATCGAAAGAGAGGTCATTCAAGGACATCCAGCCCATGGAAAAGAAATCCTTGAGCACTTCAAGTATCTTCAGCAGTTTATTCCGTATGTCTACATGCACCACGAGAGGGAAGACGGCTCTGGATATCCTCAGGGTCTGAAGGGAGACCAGATCCCGCTAGAGGCTAAGATACTGGCTGTGGCAGATGTCTTCGAAGCCCTCACGGCGAACAGGTCTTACAGAGACGCTTACTCCTTTGCCAAGGCCGTTGAAATGATGACTGAAATGCCCCTTGATCAGGGTATAGTCTCTGCGCTCATAGAGATCCTTCCCGAGCTTGAGACAGAGCTAAGCGGGAGAAATCCGGAGAAGTGTTGGGAGAGGACGTGA